The following are encoded together in the Triticum dicoccoides isolate Atlit2015 ecotype Zavitan chromosome 6B, WEW_v2.0, whole genome shotgun sequence genome:
- the LOC119324581 gene encoding histone H2A.1-like, whose protein sequence is MAGRKGGDRKKAVTRSVKAGLQFPVGRIGRYLKKGRYAQRVGSGAPVYLAAVLEYLAAEVLELAGNAAKDNKKTRIIPRHLLLAVRNDQELGRLLAGVTIAHGGVIPNINSVLLPKKSPAAAEKESTKSPKKKAATKSPKKKAATKSPKKKAAATKE, encoded by the exons ATGGCCGGAAGGAAGGGCGGAGACAGGAAGAAGGCGGTGACCCGCTCCGTGAAGGCCGGGCTCCAGTTCCCCGTCGGCCGCATCGGGCGCTACCTCAAGAAGGGCCGCTACGCGCAGCGCGTCGGCTCCGGCGCCCCCGTTTACCTCGCCGCCGTCCTCGAGTACCTCGCCGCCGAG GTCCTGGAGCTGGCCGGCAACGCGGCCAAGGACAACAAGAAGACGCGCATCATCCCGCGCCACCTGCTGCTGGCCGTCCGCAACGACCAGGAGCTAGGTAGGCTGCTGGCCGGCGTCACCATCGCCCACGGCGGCGTCATCCCCAACATCAACTCcgtgctgctccccaagaagtcccccgccgccgccgagaaGGAGTCCACCAAGTCGCCCAAGAAGAAGGCCGCCACCAAGTCCCCCAAGAAGAAGGCCGCCACCAAGTCCCCCAAGAAGAAGGCCGCAGCCACCAAGGAGTAG